The stretch of DNA TCATTCACGCGGCAGCTGCTGCAACTCTGCCTTGGTTTGCCTTTTTCCAATTCTCTTTATCTGGAACAGAACCTTGGTGGCGAATCCTTCAATTCCTTTACGATGGGAAACACCAATCCGCCGATTTTCATAAACCTCATAAGCGCCCATAAACCCTATAATTTCGGGGCTCAATGGAGCACGAGCTATTGGAATCCAACCTTCGCGGGACTGCGCACGCATTTTAATTTGATTCAGGCCCAACTCTTCGCCGGCTATGTTTTTTAAAGAATTTTTTCGCAAATACCAAGTTCGCGGCTCTTTTGCGAATTCCAAGTTCAGGGTACACAAGTGTAAGAATTCTGCGGAAATTCCTTAAAATTTCTAAACGCTGCAGTTTGGACCGCCGCTTTACAGCGACAGGTTCATCAATCTATAATCGAAATTACAGCAACCACACAATTGATCGCGGATCCTTTTTCGGAAGCGCCAGTTGCATCCATCCAGCTGTTGAATTTCGGGCAGTGGTGTCGCACCTCGCGGCATTTGGCATATCCATTTTTTACACAAAGGACAGACATGAAGTCTCGCTCGACAAGGGCTTTACAGCCCCTTTGGGTCATGGTTGCTATCCTGGGTTGTGCAAAGGCGCCACAGAAATTCAAACTGGAATTTCCTCACAAAGACAATGAACTCATTCTTACCATGCGTCCCGGCGAAGCCTTGCCAACCGAGGATCTGCTGCGCTCCTACGGTTCCGCGAAAGTCGAAGTGCTGAATGAGCGTTCGATGGTCGTCCGTTTTCCCGAAGGTGAAACCATTGATCTGGCTGAAGTCGCGCAGGACATGGCAGGTGATCGTCGCGTGCAGGCTGTGGAAGCGAACCTCATCTATCGCCTGGACGAGAGAGTTCCGAACGATCCTGACTTCACGAAACTCTATGGCCTCAGAAACGATGGATCATCCGGTGGCGTGGCCGGCGCAGACCTCGGCATGACAAGGGCCTGGGATTACAGCACAGGCAGCGCGTCGGTGGTGATCGGCATCATCGACAGCGGTGCGGATTACAATCATAGCGATCTTGCGGAAAACATCTGGAAAAACCCAGGTGAAAGCGGCGTCGACGCCAACGGTCAGGATCGCAGCAGCAACGGCGTTGATGATGATGGCAATGGCTATGTCGATGACTGGCACGGCTGGGACTTCTTCAATAATGATAATAATCCTATGGACGACAACAGCCACGGGACGCATGTCGCGGGAACCATCGGCGGTCGCGGCAACAACGCGCGCGGCGTGGTCGGTGTGAACTGGACGGTGTCCATGGTTCCCATCAAAGTCTTTTCAGGTTCCGGGGAAAGCTCCGCGGATGTCCTGATCAAAGGTATTGATTATGCAACGGCCCTTGGAGTGGTCGCGACCAATAACAGCTGGGGCGGTGGCGCGTTTTCTGATGCGATGCTGGCCGCCATTCAAAGAGCCAATGACAAGGGCATCCTCTTCGTCGCCGCAGCCGGCAACGAAAGCACCAACAATGATAGCGTCGCGCATTATCCGTCCAGCTACGATGTCCCCAACATCATCTCGGTGGCCGCCACCGATCGCCGCGATGCCCTGGCCAGCTACTCCAACTACGGTGTGAAAACCGTGCAGGTTGCAGCGCCCGGCACGGATATCTGGTCGACCACTCCAGGCAATACCTATGGCCTGAAAAGCGGCACCTCGATGGCGACCCCTCACGTGACCGGCCTTGTCGCCCTCATCAAGTCCCGTTATCCGAATCTGGACGCGCAGGCCCTGAAAAGCCGCATCATCGGGGCCACCCAGTTCGTACCCCAGATTCAAAGCACAGTGAAGTTCGGCCGCATCAGTGCCGCCAGTTCACTGGAAGATGACACTATCGCCCCCGGTGCTGTTCAGGGCGTTACGGTTCTGGAAACCGGCGTGAAGGATCTTCACATCAGCTGGAAGGAAAGCGGTGACGACGCCGACCTCGGTCAGGCGAGCCGTTACCTTGTCCGTCTGTCCTCCGACCCTATCGAAGACGAGACGAGCTGGAATGCGGCGAAACCCATCACGGTCAGCGAATTGGTTCGCAGCAATGGCAATGTCAGTGGCCGCATCACGGGCCTCGAATACAATCAGTCGGCTTATATCGCCGTTCGCGCCGTGGATAATGTCGGCAATACCGGGGGGCTCTCGGCCAGTGCAAACTTCACTCTGAAGCCGGTCAGCGTTCTTCTGACCGAAGACGCAAGCAGCAATGGCAACTGGCCGAAGCTGGATGCGCCCTGGTCGCTGACCACTAAAAATGGCCAGACGCTCCTGACCGATAGCGCCACGGGTTCCTATCAGAATAACCTGAATATCGCGGCGGAAACCGTCGATTTTAACTTCAACGACAGCGATCTGATCCTGGACATCAAGTCCCGCTATCAACTCGAAGCCGGCTATGACTACGGCTATATCGAGATCAGCAAGGATCGCGGTCAGACCTGGATCGAACTGCAGAAGATCTCCGGCACCAGTGACTGGAGCACCCTCTCTCTCAGTTTGAAATCTGTTCTCAATGGTGCAAGCGTCTTCCGCATTCGTTTTAGGCTGAAGACTGACTATTCCATCACGTACGACGGTTGGGATATCGATAGCTTCCAAGTTGTGGGGCGTCAGCTCTAACGAACCGGCTCATGCTACAATGGGGGAAGCATCCTGGATGCCTCCCCCATTTTTTTTGTGGAACAGGCACCCAGCTCCCGTCATCTCTTGTGACCAGGTAAAGTATGAAGACGATCTTATTGCTCACCTTCGCCCTCTCCCTTCGCCTCTATGCGGCCGAGGAAGCTCGCCATGATATGCGTGAACACTGCCGCGCGGAAGTCAGCGGTACCCTGCTGAGCGCCTACAATGATGTCGATTACCTGCGCGGCCTGATCGCGCAGAGCGAACAGAAGGTCAAGGACTCCAAGGCTCGCCGGGAGATGCTGGACCTTCGCTATCACCAGCTGAAGACCAATACCAAAGATCCGATCCCGGCCTTTGACATGGACGAGCAGGTCCTGGCCCTTCGCTTTGAAATCGAAACACTCCGGGATCAGATCCGTGAAGCGGAGCAGCATGTGGCTGAAAATCAGAAGGAATTAAACCAGCGCGAAGCCTTTCGGAAAAGTTTCGAGGCGCTTGTGACCCCGGTTTTCCAAATCGTCCGCAAGAAGGATTCGCCGCCCGGAGCCTATGATTTCCGCCTGGAATACAGGCATGCCTGCGGCCCCTATGAGCTTCTCTGCCCGCTGCCGCGCGATCAGGCCGCCAGGCTCAAGGCCATCGCCGAGAAACTCGCCCGCCCGCAGTGGTGCGAGCGTTACGCGCAGCTTATGCCTCCTTGAGTTCTGGCGATAGGAGAGTGCAGCCCGCCGAGGCTGCCATGATGCAGGCCATCGCGAGGGTCTGCTGCAGATTCAATGTTTCATGCAAGAAAAGAAGTCCCATCAAAGCTGCGAGCGCGGGTTCCAGACTCATCAGAATGCCGAAGGTTTTGGTCGGCAGATGCTTCAGAGCCGTCATCTCCAAAGAATAGGGTAAAGCGCTCGAAAGGATCGCCACCATCAGCCCCATCCACCAGACCTTGGCCTGAAAAAATTCTTCATTCACATAAAAGGCCCCGACCGGAATCGTGACCAGAGCCGCCACCAGCATACCCAGGGCCGTGGCCGTGCCGGCAGGTATCCGCCTTCCCATGCGCTGGCCGAAGACGATATAGAGCGCCCAGCAAAACCCGGCGCCCAAAGCCAAAAGTATACCGATGGGATCCAGGGCATCATGCCCTGTGATCGGCGAAATCAGAATAATGCCCAGCGCCGCCAGCGCCACCCAAAGAAGATCCTGCTTTTTCCGCGAGGATAGAAGAGCGAGGCCCAAGGGCCCGGTGAATTCCACGGCGACGGCGATGCCGAGCGGAATTCTTTGCAGCGACATATAAAACAAGAGGTTCATGATGCCGAGCGTGGCCCCATAAGGCAGCACATGCGGCCATGCCGAGCGGTCCCAGGTGGTTCGCCAGGGACGCCAGAGAGCCAAAAGAAAGAGGGCCGCAAGACTGGTCCGCAGCATCGTGATGCCAGCAGGATGCGCCAGATGAAAAATCTGTTTGGCGAACGACGCCCCGAATTGAATCGAGGTCATCGCCACCAGAAGAAGCAGAATGGAAGAGGCGGTGCGTGACATTCACAAACCTCGGAAGGGCTGAACGGTCGCCTTGATGATCGTATCTCCCAGTTCCAGGCGATCGACCACATCACGGCCATCGATCACCTGCGCGAAGACGGTGTAGGCCCCATCCAGGCGCGTGTTGTCACCCAGGTTGAAGAACATCTGCGTGCTGCCCGTATCCTTGCCCGCGGTGGCGATGCCCACGGTATAAGGGGCATGCGGAGCCATGGAAACTTCATCGCGTATCATGCCGTCGCCGCCTTCTCCATCACCGCGCGGATCACCGCCCTGCACGACCCAGTGGGGGACGACACGGTGAAAATTCAAAGCGTTGTAAAAGCCTTTTTGCGCCCACTGGACGATTTTCGTGGCGGTCAGAGGAGCTTCCTTCAGCATCACCATGCGGATGGTCCCCTTCGATGTTTCAAGGACGATTTCACTGTCCAGAGCCTTTTTGATGCTGGCCAGCGCGGGTGTGGGTTCATCCACGCGATTATTCACTGGAAGGGCTTTTCCCAGGGGTTTTCCCGATACTTTCGCAAAGGCTTCGGCAGCCTTGACCACCACATTGCGCACGGGATGCCGCAGGGTTTTTTCAATCAGGGGCAGGGTCGTGGGATCGTTGAAACTGATCAATGCGCCCATCAGATTTTCCTGGATGGAGAAATCCGCAGCACTCCATTTTTCGTCGGCTGTTTGCATCAGAAGAGGCAGCGCATCCTTCCAGCCGAACTTGCCTGCCGCATCGATCACGGTGCTGCTGATCACGGGATCATGCCGTGACAGCTGATCGAGCATGACTTTTTTCAGTTCATCATTCATCTGCTCGGGATCAAGCTCACGCAGCGTATTGACAGCCGCTCCTGCAATCAGTATCGACGGATCAGAAGCTTTGCGGGAAAGGATATTCAACCCTTCCGGGCCAAGCTGAGGCAAAAGCGCGATGATTTCACGCTGCACGTAAACATCGGGATGAGCGAGGCCCTTCAGCATCACCTCCCGGCGCTGATCCGCTGGCAACTGGGGAATCAAAGCCAGATAAGCCTTGCCCTGAAGCCATGGCGAAGGCTGCGTTCGCGTCATCTCCTCCAGGGATTTCTGCGTGGCCGCATCCAAATTCTGATAAGTCGCGAGCGTCATCAGAGCCGCTGCCCGCACGATCGCAAGGTCTTTCCCTGCTGCATCCAAAAGGCTTTGAATCAACCCCTTTTCCACAGTATGACCGGCAAGCCCGCTGGCGGCTTCCACCCGCATATTATGCGATTCACCGTTCTTCAAAATACCCTTCAAAACCTCTGCAGTCGCCGGCGTCTTGTGCCGCGATAGCGCCTTCAGGGCCAGAGCTTTGGCCTCCGGTTCCCGCGCTTCGGAAATGGCGGTTGCCAGCTCTTTTTCCGGCAGACGATTCAGATCCCCCTTATAACGCGCGAGAGCCCATGCCGCGGAGATACCAAGGGGAGCCGCCGCCTTCATCTGCGTGCTCAGGGTCGCAAGCGTCGCTTCACTCACGGGCCATGACGCGGCATCAGGCGCTAAAAAGAGAAAGCAAAAACCCATGGCAAGTCCCGACTGGGCCAGAGCATGCGTCTCCTGAGTGAGGGCCTTTTCCAAAACAGAAAGCGCCGCCGGGATCTGCAGGCGACCGAGCGCCGCAAAAATCTGCGCCCGCACTTTCGGATCTTTTTCCTGGCCCCAAGCCTCGTCCAAAACGTTCAGACTCTCGGGCTGTTTGATCAAACCCAGGGCAAAGGCTGCATGCAAACGCACATCGGCGACGGCATTTTTAAGGAAAGGAGCGACCAGCCCCGCAGCCTCCGGTTCCCCGATACGGCCCAATGCCAGGAGCGCCCTGGCCGTCAGCTGCGGATTTTTTCCGGCCAGTGCTTCTTTCAGATAAGGATCGCGACCATTGCGGTGATCCTCGATTTCAACGAGCCTATAAAGATCAGCTTCCCCAGCGGGTTTTCCTTTTGACGTTGCATAGCTTTTCCCAGGCGCCAGGAACGCCAGGATCGAGAGCACAATCCATGATTTCATGCGAAGCACCTCATCAGTTCAAAAGACAGACTGCTCGCCAGACTAAAGGAAGCTGTCCGCTTTGCAAAGCCTTCAAATCCAGCCCCATTCATTGTCCGTCTGACGCGGTGAGTTTGGGTCCAGCTTGTAAGGCGATCCATGCTTTGTTAAGGTGCCCTTTAAACGTGGTCAACGAGGAGAGAATCCATGGAAGCCTGGACACCTGATGATTTGAAAGCCCGTCTCGATCAAGGCGAGCGTGTGTTTCTGAAGCTCTGGAAACGCAGCTGCGGCATCTGCAAGCTGTCGACTCCGGCGACCGACAAAATGGAGAAGGACAACGAGTTTCAGATGACCTTCGGCAAGATCTGCATCGATGACCATCCCGAGATGATGGACGTTGCTGGCACCGAGGTGCTGCCGGTCTTTTTCGTTTTTGATCAGAAAAAGAAAAAAGGCATGTTCACCGGATTCAAAGGCCTCGACAAGCTGCAGGAATTCGTGGTCGATTCGCTGAAAGCCTGACTTTCGAACAGGTATACAAGAGATGGCGGAGCCTCAGGGCTCCGATTCCTCTTTCCCAAAGCAGGAATTTTTGCGAGGCTTTGGCTCCCATCCTTCACATAGGGAGCCGATATGCACCGAAAGCTTCGAACGGGACTTGTCACTCTGGGTTTCATGCTCCTGGCGGCCTGCCAGACACCATCCGCGCCGCAGTCAGAAAGCGAGCGGCTGAATGCTTTCTTTGAAAAAGCCTTTCAGGAAAACCTCGCTCTTTCTCCGCAGCGCATGACCGCGCTCGGCATCAAGCAGGACTATGATCGCCTGGATGATATATCCGATGCCCAGAGTCAGAAGCGAATGCAGATGGCCGAAAAAAATCTGGCTGAGCTGAAGACCTTCAACTTTGAAAAGCTCGATAAGGAGGCTCAGCTCAGCTATCAGATCTTTGACCGACAGCTTCAGGACCAGCAAGCCTCCTTTCCCTTCCGCTTTCATAATTTCCCAGTGAATCAGATGTTTGGCGCCCAGGCCGAGCTGCCGTCTTTTTTGATCAACATGCACCGCATCGAAAATGAAGCCGATGCCCGCGCTTATATCAGCCGCGTGCGCGACACCAAAAGACTCTTCACTCAGCTGCAGGAGAATATCAAGGAGCGGGAAAATCGCGGCGTGATCCCGCCGAAGTTCGTCTTTCCCAAGGTTCTTTCCGACTCTAAAAACGTGATCACCGGCGCTCCCTTCGATGCTTCCAAAGAGCCCTCGGCCCTGCTTGCTGATTTCAAAACCAAGATTGCCCAAGCGAAGCTGGATGACAAAACCCAGGACGCTCTGGTCAAGGATCTGAATCAGGCTCTGATCAATGATTTGAAGCCCGCTTATGAGGCGCTGATCGCAACCGTGGAAAGGCTTGAAAACAAGGCCAGCACCAAGGTCGGAGCCTGGACGCTGCCGGATGGCGAAGCCTTTTACAAAAATCAGCTGCGGCAGATCACAACGACCCAGCTCACCGCCGACGAGATTCATCAGATCGGCCTTGCTGAGGTCAAACGTATTCATCAGGACATGAACGCCATCCGCGAAAAAGTCGGTTTCCGAGGCAATCTGCAGCAGTTCTTCAAGCATCTTCAGAAGGATGACCGCTACTATTACCCGCAGAGTCCTGCGGGGAAGGAAAGCTATCTGAAGGACACCCAGGCGATGATCGATCGCATGGACAATGAGCTGCCGCAACTCTTCGGCATCCTTCCGAAGGACAAGCTTCAGGTCAAGGCCGTCGAACCCTTCCGCGAAAAAAGTGCGGAAATCGGCTTCTATAACAGCCCCGCGATGGATGGCAGCCGGCCTGGAATCTTCTATGTGAACCTTTGGGACATGCGCCAGGTTCCTAAATACGAAATGGAGGCGCTCGCCTATCATGAGGGTGTTCCCGGCCATCACCTGCAGCTTTCCATTTCCCAGCAGCTCAAGGCTCTTCCCAAATTCCGGCGCTTTGGGGGCTTCACCGCTTTTGTCGAAGGCTGGGGCCTTTACAGCGAATATCTGCCCAAGGCTTACGGCTTCTATAAGGATCCCTATTCCGACTTCGGCCGCCTTTCCATGGAGGTCTGGCGCGCGTGCCGCCTTGTGGTGGATACCGGAATTCATGCCAAACGCTGGACCCGTGATGAGGGGATTCGCTATCTGAGTGAGAACACGCCTGCGGATGAAGGTGAAATTATCAAGGCCGTGGAACGTTACATTGTAATGCCGGGTCAGGCCACCGCCTATAAGATCGGGATGCTGAAGATCATGGAGCTGCGGAAAGCCGCCGAAGAAAAACTCGGCCAGAAGTTTGATATAAGAGCCTTCCATGATCAAATTCTCAAAAATGGCCCCTTGCCTCTCGACCTTTTGGAAAAGGAGCATATGGCCTGGCTTGAAACCCAAAACCGTCAGGGTTAAGCGGCCGGCAAAGTTTGCCTCCTGATTCCTCGTGAATTTTTCCGTTCAGCCTTAAGGCGGGAATGTATCCTGCCTTAAGGACCCTCATGAAAGACCTGGCGCGCATCACAAAAACCCTCGATTTCTTTCTTTCGCCTGAGCTGCGAAAGCTGGAGACGCGGGATATTATTCGCATGCGCTTTCTGGTGTTCGCGATTCTTGCGGTGATACCCATAGGCTTTGTGCCCTGTCTTCTATTTCGGGACGTGAACTCCAGCGCTTCGGTTTGGATGATCCAGGGGCTGGCGAACCTTATCGTCTCCATCGGTCTATTAGGAAGTTTGAAACGCACCCGCGACTATCGGCGAATCGCGACCGCTTCCGTGCTTTGGATGCATGTCCTTTTCGTCTATTCCCTTCTGGGTTTTCCCTCTATTTTTTCCCTCGTCTACCTCTGGTCGTCGTTCCTTGTGGTCATGAGCAGCTTAATCATGGGCATGCGCGGAGCCCTTCTGTCCTTTGGTTGTCTGACCGTCCTTTCGCTTCTCACGATGACCTCGCGCTATGTGCACGGAACGAAGTGGATGATCCTGAATCATGATATCTATGTGCAGCAGCTCGTCCTGGGCCTGATCGGTTCCAGCATCCTGACAGCGGCCGTCACCGGGGTCTATGAATTCATGCGGGATACCAATGAGCAGCATCAGACGCGTCAGCGCTTGCTTGCAGCCCGCCATGCGCATACAGGAGCCGTCGGTGAACTCGTGGGGCATGTGGCCCATGAGGTCAACAATCCCCTGGCCATACTTCAAGGGAGCGTCACGCGCCTTCGGCGTCATCTGGAGCGAAATGAATGGAGGCATGAAGGCCGAAAACTTTTAGGCAACATGCAGCGCAGTCATGAGCGCATCATTCGCGTGCAGCAGTCACTCGCCATCTTCGCCTCGGGACATCAGCATGAACCCTTTGTCAGTCAAGATGTGCGTTTGATCCTGAAAGATGTTCAGTTGGCCATGAAACCGCAGGCTCTGGCCCAGCAGGTCGCCTTGGAATTTCATGACCCGGGGAAGACCCTGACGCTGCGCTGTCAGCCGCATCAGCTGGTTTATGTCCTCTGCAGTTTGATTCAAAATTCCCTGGATGCCTGTCGCGATCATCGGCATCCCGAGATTCATGTGAGCGTGCGCGACGTGGATTGGCAGCTGATCTTTGCCGTTTCTGATAACGGCAAGGGCATAGACCTTGGGGCTCAGGACAAGGTTTTTCAGCCCTTTTTCACGACCAAGACCGGAGGCAATGCGCAGGGTTTGAGCCTGAGCGTGAGTCGTGGGATCCTGGCGCGGCATGGCGGTGAAATCAGCTTTGAAAGTCGGCCCGGCGCCACGATCTTCACCTGCCAGGTGCCGCGTGATCCCGCCACCGCTCTGCACATTGCGAAAGGGGCCTGAGTGGAAGCCCTTCTCAAGCAGCTCATTCGCATCCTCGATATCACGGTACATCCGCATCATAAAAAGCGGGGAGGCATGCCGCTGCTTCGTGGACGCATGCTGAGCCTCTGCTGTATTCTGACCCTCATTTCCTGCGGCAGCTTTCTTGGTACCGCGCTGCTGACCCGCGGTCTGGACCTCAGGCTTTTCACAGTCTATTTGATTATGACACTGGCCACCCTGGTCCTGGGTCTGAATCGTCTCTTCCGCCGCAACACCTGGCTTTCGGCCGGACTTCTCATCATTCTCAGCATCCTGATGGGCGTTGGGATTATGTATCAGGTTCGCAGCCTCTATGCGTCGGGCTTTCTTTGGTTTCAGGTTTTGATCATGCCCGCGTTCCTCCTCTGCGGCTGGCGGCTTGGGCTCTTTGTCAGCACGAGCACCCTTGCTGTGGCGCTCATCACGGTGCTTCTCAGCCAAGGCTATGGCCAGGCCCTTCCCTATGAGGGTGATCGACTGGTCGAGATTCGTTCCATGCTGATGACCGTTCTGATCGTCAATTGCCTGACTATTGGAATGGTGACGCTTT from Oligoflexus sp. encodes:
- a CDS encoding S8 family serine peptidase, encoding MKSRSTRALQPLWVMVAILGCAKAPQKFKLEFPHKDNELILTMRPGEALPTEDLLRSYGSAKVEVLNERSMVVRFPEGETIDLAEVAQDMAGDRRVQAVEANLIYRLDERVPNDPDFTKLYGLRNDGSSGGVAGADLGMTRAWDYSTGSASVVIGIIDSGADYNHSDLAENIWKNPGESGVDANGQDRSSNGVDDDGNGYVDDWHGWDFFNNDNNPMDDNSHGTHVAGTIGGRGNNARGVVGVNWTVSMVPIKVFSGSGESSADVLIKGIDYATALGVVATNNSWGGGAFSDAMLAAIQRANDKGILFVAAAGNESTNNDSVAHYPSSYDVPNIISVAATDRRDALASYSNYGVKTVQVAAPGTDIWSTTPGNTYGLKSGTSMATPHVTGLVALIKSRYPNLDAQALKSRIIGATQFVPQIQSTVKFGRISAASSLEDDTIAPGAVQGVTVLETGVKDLHISWKESGDDADLGQASRYLVRLSSDPIEDETSWNAAKPITVSELVRSNGNVSGRITGLEYNQSAYIAVRAVDNVGNTGGLSASANFTLKPVSVLLTEDASSNGNWPKLDAPWSLTTKNGQTLLTDSATGSYQNNLNIAAETVDFNFNDSDLILDIKSRYQLEAGYDYGYIEISKDRGQTWIELQKISGTSDWSTLSLSLKSVLNGASVFRIRFRLKTDYSITYDGWDIDSFQVVGRQL
- a CDS encoding DMT family transporter translates to MSRTASSILLLLVAMTSIQFGASFAKQIFHLAHPAGITMLRTSLAALFLLALWRPWRTTWDRSAWPHVLPYGATLGIMNLLFYMSLQRIPLGIAVAVEFTGPLGLALLSSRKKQDLLWVALAALGIILISPITGHDALDPIGILLALGAGFCWALYIVFGQRMGRRIPAGTATALGMLVAALVTIPVGAFYVNEEFFQAKVWWMGLMVAILSSALPYSLEMTALKHLPTKTFGILMSLEPALAALMGLLFLHETLNLQQTLAMACIMAASAGCTLLSPELKEA
- a CDS encoding HEAT repeat domain-containing protein codes for the protein MKSWIVLSILAFLAPGKSYATSKGKPAGEADLYRLVEIEDHRNGRDPYLKEALAGKNPQLTARALLALGRIGEPEAAGLVAPFLKNAVADVRLHAAFALGLIKQPESLNVLDEAWGQEKDPKVRAQIFAALGRLQIPAALSVLEKALTQETHALAQSGLAMGFCFLFLAPDAASWPVSEATLATLSTQMKAAAPLGISAAWALARYKGDLNRLPEKELATAISEAREPEAKALALKALSRHKTPATAEVLKGILKNGESHNMRVEAASGLAGHTVEKGLIQSLLDAAGKDLAIVRAAALMTLATYQNLDAATQKSLEEMTRTQPSPWLQGKAYLALIPQLPADQRREVMLKGLAHPDVYVQREIIALLPQLGPEGLNILSRKASDPSILIAGAAVNTLRELDPEQMNDELKKVMLDQLSRHDPVISSTVIDAAGKFGWKDALPLLMQTADEKWSAADFSIQENLMGALISFNDPTTLPLIEKTLRHPVRNVVVKAAEAFAKVSGKPLGKALPVNNRVDEPTPALASIKKALDSEIVLETSKGTIRMVMLKEAPLTATKIVQWAQKGFYNALNFHRVVPHWVVQGGDPRGDGEGGDGMIRDEVSMAPHAPYTVGIATAGKDTGSTQMFFNLGDNTRLDGAYTVFAQVIDGRDVVDRLELGDTIIKATVQPFRGL
- a CDS encoding thioredoxin family protein, which gives rise to MEAWTPDDLKARLDQGERVFLKLWKRSCGICKLSTPATDKMEKDNEFQMTFGKICIDDHPEMMDVAGTEVLPVFFVFDQKKKKGMFTGFKGLDKLQEFVVDSLKA
- a CDS encoding DUF885 domain-containing protein — encoded protein: MHRKLRTGLVTLGFMLLAACQTPSAPQSESERLNAFFEKAFQENLALSPQRMTALGIKQDYDRLDDISDAQSQKRMQMAEKNLAELKTFNFEKLDKEAQLSYQIFDRQLQDQQASFPFRFHNFPVNQMFGAQAELPSFLINMHRIENEADARAYISRVRDTKRLFTQLQENIKERENRGVIPPKFVFPKVLSDSKNVITGAPFDASKEPSALLADFKTKIAQAKLDDKTQDALVKDLNQALINDLKPAYEALIATVERLENKASTKVGAWTLPDGEAFYKNQLRQITTTQLTADEIHQIGLAEVKRIHQDMNAIREKVGFRGNLQQFFKHLQKDDRYYYPQSPAGKESYLKDTQAMIDRMDNELPQLFGILPKDKLQVKAVEPFREKSAEIGFYNSPAMDGSRPGIFYVNLWDMRQVPKYEMEALAYHEGVPGHHLQLSISQQLKALPKFRRFGGFTAFVEGWGLYSEYLPKAYGFYKDPYSDFGRLSMEVWRACRLVVDTGIHAKRWTRDEGIRYLSENTPADEGEIIKAVERYIVMPGQATAYKIGMLKIMELRKAAEEKLGQKFDIRAFHDQILKNGPLPLDLLEKEHMAWLETQNRQG
- a CDS encoding HAMP domain-containing sensor histidine kinase yields the protein MKDLARITKTLDFFLSPELRKLETRDIIRMRFLVFAILAVIPIGFVPCLLFRDVNSSASVWMIQGLANLIVSIGLLGSLKRTRDYRRIATASVLWMHVLFVYSLLGFPSIFSLVYLWSSFLVVMSSLIMGMRGALLSFGCLTVLSLLTMTSRYVHGTKWMILNHDIYVQQLVLGLIGSSILTAAVTGVYEFMRDTNEQHQTRQRLLAARHAHTGAVGELVGHVAHEVNNPLAILQGSVTRLRRHLERNEWRHEGRKLLGNMQRSHERIIRVQQSLAIFASGHQHEPFVSQDVRLILKDVQLAMKPQALAQQVALEFHDPGKTLTLRCQPHQLVYVLCSLIQNSLDACRDHRHPEIHVSVRDVDWQLIFAVSDNGKGIDLGAQDKVFQPFFTTKTGGNAQGLSLSVSRGILARHGGEISFESRPGATIFTCQVPRDPATALHIAKGA